The following are from one region of the Anguilla rostrata isolate EN2019 chromosome 7, ASM1855537v3, whole genome shotgun sequence genome:
- the LOC135258576 gene encoding GTPase IMAP family member 9-like, which yields MLENQERGCGAGRADLRLVLLGGRNSGKSSAGNTILRRSLFEIDKMNSGCRMGQGKVAGKKVTVVDTPGWNYFTAAIPKEIKQETERSVSLCSPGPHAFLLTIPVGSDVRLKRLDEHMLLLGDIVWRYTLVLFTCGDRLAGSTVEEYIVSIGGGLQRLLGQCENRYHVLNNLNMGDETQVTELLEQVRKMSSNCSRFYRCGIYWQFEPDIQQKHAREPRQQGTERNKREEQNWSCRNQGGKQNRIEVGQRGEQNQSERDQVQNTSNCGKVPKSKGTTETSPPPILNLLIATLTGTLQTMSTREDERRAGTRGAQAEREEPKERMESVEREKEAHLMPPHMPNKLTLSAPARHTQVLQQLGEMAVQLGEVTETLRLTCEEQAREEAESHRDAALQLNALRTQSCCSCTGAHRSSDRERPGERKTAGRERLREAPRRRTGDGETRESPGRQSETERSTGKDRDGAETEHAERQR from the exons ATGTTGGAAAATCAGGAAAGAGGGTGTGGGGCAGGTAGGGCTGATCTCAGGCTGGTGCTCCTCGGGGGCAGGAATTCTGGAAAGAGCTCtgcaggaaacaccatcctgaGGAGAAGCCTGTTTGAAATCGACAAAATGAACAGCGGATGTAGGATGGGGCAGGGGAAGGTTGCAGGCAAGAAAGTCACTGTGGTTGACACTCCAGGCTGGAACTATTTCACGGCCGCCATCCCAAAGGAGATCAAACAGGAGACAGAGCGCAGCGTGTCCTTGTGCTCCCCAGGGCCCCACGCCTTCCTCCTGACCATCCCTGTGGGTTCAGACGTAAGGCTGAAGAGACTGGACGAGCATATGCTTCTACTCGGGGACATTGTTTGGAGATACACACTGGTGCTGTTCACCTGTGGGGACAGGCTGGCTGGCTCTACAGTAGAGGAGTACATTGTCAGCATAGGTGGTGGTTTGCAGAGGCTGCTCGGACAATGTGAGAACAGGTACCACGTACTCAATAACTTAAACATGGGAGATGAAACTCAGGTTACAGAGCTCCTGGAACAGGTAAGAAAAATGAGCTCGAACTGTTCTCGATTCTACAGATGTGGGATATACTGGCAGTTTGAACCAGACATCCAGCAAAAGCATGCACGGGAACCAAGGCAGCAAGGAACTGAGAGAAAcaagagagaggaacagaattGGAGTTGCAGAAACCAAGGAGGGAAGCAGAATCGTATTGAGGTTggccagagaggagaacagaaccagagtgagagagaccagGTACAGAATACCAGCAACTGTGGAAAAGTGCCTAAGAGCAAAGGAACAACAGAAACCAGCCCTCCTCCTATCT TGAACTTGTTAATTGCAACGCTCACAGGGACTCTGCAAACAATGTCCACGAGGGAGGACGAGAGGAGGGCGGGGACAAGGGGAGCAcaggcagaaagagaggaacCAAAAGAACGAATGGAgagtgtggagagggagaaggaggcaCACCTAATGCCCCCTCACATGCCCAACAAGCTTACTTTGAGCGCACCAgcgagacacacacaggtgctgCAGCAGCTGGGAGAGATGGCAGTGCAGCTTGGCGAGGTCACAGAGACGCTCAGACTGACATGTGAGGAGCAGGCcagggaggaggcagagagccACAGAGACGCCGCGCTGCAGCTCAATGCTTTAAGAACGCAGTCTTGCTGCAGCTGCACAGGAGCACACCGCAGctctgacagagagagaccgggagagagaaaaactgcaggccgagagaggctgagagaggcaCCGAGGAGAAGGACAGGAGATGGAGAGACTAGAGAGAGCCCGGGAAGACagagtgagactgagagaaGCACCGGGAAGGACAGAGATGGAGCTGAGACAGAGCACgcggagagacagagatga